The following are from one region of the Leptolyngbya sp. 'hensonii' genome:
- a CDS encoding NAD(P) transhydrogenase subunit alpha: protein MSHEIVTALVVFVLASFVGFEVINKVPPTLHTPLMSGSNAISGIAVIGALLVSGSRAWNVTVILGLIAVVLAMVNVVGGFLVTDRMLQMFKKKEVKA from the coding sequence ATGTCCCATGAAATTGTGACTGCTTTGGTTGTGTTTGTATTGGCCTCGTTTGTGGGCTTTGAAGTGATTAACAAAGTTCCTCCTACCCTGCATACCCCTTTAATGTCTGGTTCCAACGCCATTTCTGGCATTGCCGTGATCGGGGCTTTGCTGGTGTCGGGAAGTCGGGCGTGGAACGTCACGGTGATTCTCGGGTTAATTGCTGTGGTTCTGGCCATGGTTAACGTGGTCGGAGGCTTTCTGGTCACCGATCGCATGCTGCAGATGTTCAAGAAGAAAGAGGTGAAGGCATGA
- a CDS encoding NAD(P)(+) transhydrogenase (Re/Si-specific) subunit beta, whose translation MNEFLPTGIQLSYLAAASLFIVGLKQLGSPATARQGNLLAAIGMLIAIVATLLDQAVLNYEMILVGIVIGSLLGVIMAQKVEMTAMPQMVGLLNGLGGGASTLIAMAEFWRLQNSAEAVPVDSSITIILSVLIGGITLTGSLIAFAKLQELMTGAAITFPSQRALAVALVVVFLVGSVCLLITPKDSVIFLSLVGISLILGVLFVIPIGGADMPVVISLLNSFSGLAASAAGFVLMNDMLIIAGALVGASGIILTQIMCKAMNRSLANVLFSAFSSKGGAGRGATATGVVTEKTVHTVGAEEGAMMLGYARSVVIIPGYGMAVAQAQHSVRELGDQLERLGVDVKYAIHPVAGRMPGHMNILLAEANVPYPQFYDMDDINPEFERTDVALVIGANDVVNPAARHDTNSPIYGMPILEVDKARHTIVIKRSMNAGFSGVDNELFYKDKTLMLFGSARDVVNQLVTEVKQL comes from the coding sequence ATGAATGAGTTTTTGCCCACAGGAATTCAACTCAGCTATCTGGCTGCAGCGTCCCTTTTTATTGTGGGGCTGAAGCAACTGGGATCGCCTGCCACAGCTCGCCAAGGTAATCTTCTGGCTGCGATTGGGATGTTGATTGCGATCGTGGCTACCCTGCTGGATCAGGCTGTCCTGAACTACGAAATGATCCTGGTGGGGATTGTGATTGGCTCCTTGCTGGGGGTCATCATGGCCCAAAAGGTTGAAATGACTGCGATGCCCCAAATGGTGGGTCTGCTGAATGGTTTGGGTGGTGGGGCTTCCACCTTGATTGCGATGGCAGAATTCTGGCGGCTACAGAACAGCGCAGAAGCAGTGCCTGTGGATAGTAGCATCACGATTATTCTCAGTGTCTTGATTGGCGGCATTACCCTTACCGGTAGCCTGATTGCCTTTGCCAAATTGCAGGAGCTGATGACCGGTGCGGCGATTACCTTTCCCTCTCAAAGGGCTCTGGCTGTAGCCCTGGTTGTGGTGTTTCTGGTAGGCAGCGTCTGCCTGCTGATTACCCCCAAAGACTCAGTGATCTTCCTCAGTCTGGTGGGAATTTCCCTGATCCTGGGTGTGCTGTTTGTGATTCCGATCGGCGGGGCCGATATGCCTGTTGTCATCTCCCTGCTGAACTCCTTTTCTGGTCTGGCAGCCAGTGCGGCTGGATTCGTGCTGATGAATGACATGCTGATTATTGCTGGGGCTCTGGTGGGGGCTTCAGGGATTATCCTGACCCAGATCATGTGTAAGGCCATGAACCGTTCCCTGGCCAATGTCCTCTTCAGTGCGTTCAGTAGCAAAGGTGGAGCTGGCAGGGGCGCTACTGCTACAGGAGTCGTTACCGAGAAGACGGTCCATACGGTTGGAGCGGAAGAAGGGGCCATGATGCTTGGCTATGCCCGTTCCGTGGTGATTATTCCTGGTTACGGGATGGCGGTTGCCCAGGCGCAGCATTCGGTGCGGGAGCTGGGTGATCAGCTAGAACGCTTGGGGGTGGATGTCAAGTATGCCATTCATCCGGTAGCAGGTCGGATGCCGGGACACATGAATATCCTTCTGGCGGAAGCCAATGTGCCCTATCCCCAGTTCTACGATATGGACGACATTAACCCAGAATTTGAGCGGACCGATGTGGCCCTGGTGATTGGAGCAAATGACGTGGTCAATCCGGCTGCAAGACACGATACCAATAGCCCCATTTATGGGATGCCGATTCTGGAGGTGGATAAGGCCCGCCACACGATCGTGATCAAGCGCAGCATGAATGCAGGGTTCTCCGGTGTGGATAATGAATTGTTTTACAAAGATAAAACCCTGATGCTGTTTGGCAGTGCCCGGGATGTGGTGAATCAGCTGGTGACAGAAGTGAAGCAGCTATAA
- a CDS encoding glycoside hydrolase family protein — MKAVKESSRPKPRLDSLSIGIVLFTLFLLVKGAGLIFSSKQFDPLPPLVMVGGDPYVRALMRTISASEANGSDPYALLYGGSHVESLKQHPDRCVTIVRGPNMGRCTTAAGRYQFLTSTWLEKARRYHPLARSGNLSAYSFEPEYQDRVVYAWLTDGRAWDADIPTLLREGHLDQVLELLSPTWTSLGHGIESNVMTPHLQEIYQQVLTEERAKVDLLH, encoded by the coding sequence GTGAAAGCAGTCAAAGAATCCAGTCGTCCTAAACCACGGCTGGATTCTCTGTCGATCGGCATTGTTCTCTTCACCCTATTCCTGCTGGTCAAGGGGGCAGGGTTAATCTTTAGCTCCAAGCAGTTCGATCCATTGCCGCCCCTGGTCATGGTGGGTGGTGATCCCTATGTCCGGGCCTTGATGCGAACCATTTCTGCGAGTGAAGCGAATGGTTCGGATCCTTACGCCCTCTTGTATGGCGGGAGCCATGTGGAGAGTTTGAAGCAGCATCCTGATCGGTGTGTGACGATCGTGCGGGGACCGAACATGGGCCGTTGTACAACGGCTGCCGGGCGGTATCAGTTCCTGACCTCCACCTGGCTGGAAAAGGCCCGCCGATATCATCCGCTGGCGAGATCCGGCAATCTATCGGCCTACAGTTTTGAGCCAGAGTATCAGGATCGGGTGGTCTATGCCTGGCTAACAGATGGTCGGGCCTGGGACGCAGATATTCCTACCCTTTTGCGGGAGGGGCATCTTGATCAGGTTCTGGAGCTGCTTTCGCCAACCTGGACGAGCCTGGGGCATGGAATAGAAAGTAATGTGATGACCCCCCATCTGCAGGAGATTTACCAGCAGGTTCTGACTGAGGAGCGGGCCAAGGTTGACCTGTTGCATTAG
- a CDS encoding ATP-binding protein — translation MNLSSLPDPSLYEIALQAQAASTPLQISPATFKSVISTTIDLLLEQQIQAVLWVKLPRTEAWYGDIKRYCSSGLSAQPIHVLHYQKEEGIEDLVPEPPQESGIEDGEKGSTLSTPPKPKQDPLINGGGIAGNSLESWLNPQNTLIGSVESGPEIIPIPLTSSSQLRREYFLLVISERFCSLLLGHRPRSMQLTRPDINLGQAAAIAPRSSSTGLAQNSSFEEEVPERKQPLLAIYSFQGPILAQVLQRIRQVMLPEVPDPDVDLLVSDTGIVQDAEGGQIHWNTFQAICAAHQPDPNLLNAIASKQVQHYEELWNRTTLYRRQAEAMEGLQLQNEALASAIRLKDEFLSNVGQELRTPLTNMKTALTLLNSPQLKPAQRQRYMQLLSTECDRQGSLISSLQDLVQLEHAGDNMSMQALHLNDILPGVVSTYQPLAQEKGVMLAYTIPESLPPVSCLSTWVKQIAINLIHNGIKFTPTGGQVWVRAKQQGDYLQLEFRDTGIGIPLPEIPKIFDRFYRVRQVEDYGGAGLGLTIVQQILLRCGGSISVKSKPGEGSTFNVLLPIYKNAGESTGPLL, via the coding sequence ATGAATTTATCGTCTCTCCCCGATCCCTCTCTTTACGAAATTGCGCTTCAGGCTCAAGCGGCATCAACCCCTTTGCAGATCAGTCCGGCAACCTTTAAGTCGGTGATCAGCACGACGATCGACCTGCTTTTGGAGCAACAAATCCAGGCAGTCCTTTGGGTGAAGTTGCCTCGTACGGAAGCCTGGTACGGTGATATTAAGCGCTATTGCAGTTCGGGTCTTTCGGCTCAGCCGATTCATGTTTTGCACTACCAGAAAGAAGAAGGGATTGAAGATCTCGTACCAGAGCCTCCACAGGAGTCAGGGATTGAGGATGGAGAGAAAGGATCTACCCTATCTACGCCTCCGAAGCCGAAGCAGGATCCATTGATCAATGGGGGTGGAATAGCCGGGAATTCCCTAGAGAGTTGGCTGAATCCTCAGAACACTTTGATTGGATCAGTTGAGTCTGGCCCTGAGATCATTCCTATTCCTTTAACCAGTAGTAGTCAGCTCAGGCGTGAATATTTTCTGTTGGTGATATCTGAGCGATTTTGTAGTCTGCTTTTGGGGCATCGTCCTCGATCAATGCAACTAACTCGACCAGATATCAATTTGGGTCAGGCTGCTGCCATTGCACCCAGGAGTTCCTCGACTGGATTGGCACAAAATTCATCTTTTGAGGAAGAGGTTCCAGAGCGGAAACAGCCCCTTCTGGCTATTTATTCCTTTCAAGGGCCGATCCTGGCCCAGGTGTTGCAAAGAATCCGACAGGTGATGCTCCCGGAGGTTCCTGACCCTGATGTGGATTTGCTGGTCAGTGATACCGGTATTGTTCAGGATGCAGAAGGGGGGCAGATTCATTGGAATACTTTCCAAGCGATTTGTGCGGCCCATCAACCAGATCCCAACCTCCTGAACGCGATCGCCTCGAAGCAAGTGCAGCATTACGAAGAACTCTGGAATCGAACAACGCTGTATCGCCGACAGGCAGAAGCCATGGAGGGCCTCCAACTGCAAAATGAAGCGTTGGCCAGTGCGATTCGTTTGAAAGATGAGTTTCTCAGTAACGTGGGCCAGGAACTGCGCACCCCCCTGACCAACATGAAGACAGCCCTGACCTTGCTCAATTCGCCCCAATTGAAGCCTGCCCAGCGACAGCGGTATATGCAACTGTTGAGTACGGAATGCGATCGCCAGGGCTCTCTGATCTCCAGTCTGCAAGATCTGGTGCAACTGGAGCATGCTGGAGATAACATGTCCATGCAGGCTCTCCACTTGAACGATATTTTGCCGGGAGTGGTCAGTACCTATCAGCCTCTGGCCCAGGAGAAGGGGGTCATGCTGGCCTATACGATTCCTGAAAGTTTGCCGCCCGTATCCTGCCTCAGTACCTGGGTGAAACAAATTGCCATCAATCTGATTCACAATGGCATTAAGTTCACCCCCACAGGAGGACAGGTCTGGGTTCGGGCCAAGCAACAGGGGGATTATCTGCAACTGGAATTCCGGGATACCGGTATTGGTATCCCCCTGCCTGAAATTCCCAAGATCTTCGATCGGTTCTACCGGGTGCGTCAGGTCGAAGATTACGGGGGAGCGGGTCTGGGACTGACGATCGTGCAGCAAATTTTGTTGCGTTGCGGTGGGTCGATTTCGGTCAAGAGTAAACCGGGTGAAGGCTCAACATTTAATGTGCTGCTACCAATCTATAAGAATGCTGGCGAAAGCACAGGGCCATTGCTTTAA
- a CDS encoding HAMP domain-containing sensor histidine kinase, with protein sequence MLPTLSEVIALSDAELGGGLADGLHNSTEPAPGSIRSEIPRPAFTTTQNPIRAEQQWFGAIAALNALLFQSTQSGSHPIEGVVLASPSSPLSDPVLISKLSTWVFTTSSLGPLGWLPFQLPPGGEKQGPAVQHASCTLPLLPLDPLADEQFCLLLTHQLSILLVLGQDHTGQTRFHFSFDPATLLFAWNVLRPRVLVTVPHQIDRLDELVGQFTPTAPDYRLVTRFSRLLLGHLPDLAERIDPRKTLVKEDSKRQQTESYADHSAPALCSPAPDVELLRAIAHEIRTPLTTIRTLTRSLLKRQDLSAVAIQRLEMIDRQCSEQIDRFDLIFKAAELETATSRSHTMPLAATPLDQVFQQGIPRWKQQASQRNLTLEVLLPQQMPTVVSDPTILDQALTGLMERFTRNLPAGSHIQVEVTAAGDQLKLQLQSSQSAGSHSRPSLKALGQLLAFQPETGSVSLSMAVTKNLFQALGGKLIVRQRPQQGEVLTIFLPLERTSLEMRSSDIRTV encoded by the coding sequence ATGCTGCCTACGTTAAGTGAAGTGATCGCCCTCAGCGATGCTGAATTAGGCGGTGGGCTGGCAGATGGGCTCCACAATTCAACAGAGCCTGCCCCAGGGTCGATTCGATCTGAGATTCCTCGCCCTGCTTTTACTACCACCCAAAACCCAATCAGGGCTGAGCAACAGTGGTTTGGTGCCATTGCTGCCCTGAACGCTCTGCTCTTCCAATCAACCCAATCCGGTTCTCACCCGATAGAGGGTGTAGTTCTGGCTTCCCCTTCCTCCCCCCTCAGCGATCCAGTCCTGATCAGCAAGCTATCCACCTGGGTTTTTACAACATCGTCCTTGGGTCCCCTGGGCTGGCTACCGTTTCAACTACCACCCGGTGGGGAAAAGCAAGGCCCTGCCGTCCAGCATGCCTCTTGCACCTTGCCTTTACTGCCCCTGGATCCTCTGGCTGATGAACAATTTTGCCTGCTGTTGACCCACCAGCTCAGTATTCTTCTGGTTTTGGGGCAGGATCACACCGGCCAGACCAGGTTCCATTTCTCCTTCGACCCGGCCACTCTCCTCTTTGCCTGGAATGTGTTGCGCCCCAGGGTTCTCGTCACCGTCCCCCACCAGATCGATCGGCTCGATGAATTGGTCGGGCAGTTCACCCCCACCGCCCCTGATTACCGTCTCGTCACCCGCTTCAGTCGGCTGTTGCTGGGGCATTTACCAGACTTGGCGGAACGGATAGACCCCCGGAAGACCCTGGTCAAAGAAGACAGTAAGCGGCAGCAAACGGAATCCTATGCCGATCACTCTGCCCCTGCCCTGTGTTCTCCTGCGCCAGATGTGGAGCTTTTGCGGGCGATCGCCCACGAAATCCGAACCCCACTGACCACCATTCGGACCCTGACTCGATCGCTGCTGAAACGTCAAGATCTCTCGGCAGTAGCCATTCAGCGTCTGGAGATGATTGATCGGCAATGCAGTGAACAGATCGATCGGTTTGATTTGATCTTCAAGGCCGCTGAATTGGAAACGGCTACGTCCCGATCCCATACCATGCCCCTGGCTGCCACCCCCCTGGATCAGGTCTTTCAACAGGGAATTCCCCGCTGGAAGCAACAGGCCAGTCAGCGCAACCTTACTCTGGAAGTCCTCTTACCTCAGCAAATGCCAACGGTCGTCAGCGATCCCACGATTCTGGATCAAGCCCTCACGGGATTAATGGAACGGTTCACTCGCAATTTACCTGCCGGAAGTCATATCCAGGTAGAAGTCACAGCAGCCGGTGACCAACTGAAGCTACAGTTGCAGTCCTCCCAGAGTGCTGGGAGTCATTCCCGACCTTCCCTCAAAGCCCTGGGTCAATTGCTGGCTTTCCAACCGGAGACTGGCAGTGTTAGCCTCAGTATGGCCGTAACCAAAAATTTATTTCAGGCTTTAGGGGGAAAACTGATTGTGCGCCAGCGGCCTCAACAGGGGGAAGTATTAACCATCTTCCTACCCCTGGAGCGCACCAGCCTGGAGATGCGCAGTTCGGATATTCGAACCGTTTAA